CAACTGAGCAAGCAATTCCTCGGCTGGACGCTCACTGGTTGTAATCAATCCTCTCAGGGTTCCAAAATGACGTATTTTACGTGTTAACATTCGTGTATCTACACCGGAAATACCCGGAATCTCATATGCCTGTAAGAGCTCGTGCAGAGTTTGTGTCGAGCGCCAATTGCTTGGCATATCGCAATGCTCTCGTACAACAAAGCCATGGATAAACGGACGAACCGCCTCGAAATCATCGCGATTAATCCCGTAGTTACCAATCAAGGGATACGTCATGACGACGATCTGTCCACAATAAGAGGGATCGGATAATACCTCTTGATAGCCTGTTAATCCTGTGTTAAATACCACCTCACCAATGCTTTCATTGGTGGCCCCCATCGCTTTTCCTACACAAATCGTTCCGTCTTCTAATATCAAACGTGCCTTCATGCCGTTATCCCCCTTATCCCTAATTGTTGTATACAATTTTTCCATCTACCATAGTGAGTACAGTCCATCCCTTACATACCCAACCCGCAAATGGTGTATTTTTTCCTTTACTTTTAAAATGATCGGGATTAATGCTTTTCTCAGTCGTAAGATCAAACACTGCCAAGTCAGCAATTGCTCCTACTTCTACTTTTCCATAGGGTAGCCCAAACAGTTCCGCTGGTTTAGTAGCCATTTTGTCTACCAGCTCGGCAAGGGTGAGTATTCCTTTTTCTACAAGATGCGTATAAAGGAGTGGGAATGCCGTTTCTAGTCCAACTATTCCAAATGGAGCCCGCTTTAATCCCTTTGCTTTTTCTTCCGAGGTATGCGGTGCATGGTCGGTAGCAATGATATCAATGCTTCCTTCCTTTAATCCGGCGATCAATGCGTCACGATCCTCACGAGAGCGAAGCGGCGGATTCATTTTCCAATTAGGATCTAGGCTGTCTGGGATATCCTCGTCACATAACAACAGGTGATGCGGGGTTACCTCCGTGGTAACGTTGATACCTGCATGTTTCCCGTCGCGTACAAGTCGCACGGATTCTTTTGCGCTGATATGGCATACATGATAGTGAACCCCCGTGGCTTCTGCTAGTAGAATATCTCGGCCGACATGCACAGCTTCTGAAGCAGACGGGATACCTGGTAGCCCATGCTTAGCTGCTGTCACTCCATCATGTAATGCCGCACCGGGAGGCAACAGGTCGTTATCTTCACAGTGGGCAACTACAGACATTCCTAACGCTTTCGCTTTTTGCATTGCTTCTACCATCATTTTCGTGGATTGCACTCCTACCCCATCATCAGTTAGTGCAAAGGCTCCAGCTTGCTGTAGAGCCGCAAAGTCTGTGTGCTCCACCCCAAGCTGACGTACAGTAATAGCAGCGTAGGGTAAAACCCGTGCCAGGTTAGCTTGTTTTGCTTTATGAAGAACGAATTCTACTGTTTCGACACGATCGATCACTGGGCGTGTATTCGGCATGCAGGCTACCGTAGTGTAACCGCCTGCCACTGCCGCATGAGCGCCTGTTTCGATGGTTTCTTTCGCTTCAAATCCTGGTTCGCGGAAATGCACATGTACATCCACTAGACCTGGGGCTATGAAGTGTCCGTTTAAATCCACCACTTCATGATCTGCTTCCGCCTCAATGTTGCTCTCGATCTTAACAATGCGATTTTCTACGATTAACAGATCCTTGATCGAAAGTTCACCTTGTTCGTTTAGCAGTTTGCCATTTTTAAGGATGATTCCCATGTGCTTATTCCTCCTGTCATCAATTTCGCAATTACAGCCATTCGAACAGCTACTCCATTTGTAACTTGCGGGAAGATAACGGATTGCTTACCCTCCACCAGTTGTCCATCAATCTCCACCCCTCTGTTAAAAGGAGCCGGATGCATAATGATGGCATTTGGTTTCATCATGGCTGCGCGTTCTCTAGTTAATCCATAAGCCTGATGATAGGTTTCCTTTGAAGAAAAGAGCTGGCCTGTATGACGTTCTAGCTGCACTCGCAGCATCATCACCACATCCGCTGTTGCTATTGCTTCCTCCATCCCTACCACTCGTACCTCTTTTGGCAAGGCTGTCTGATCCCGCATCAACTGATCTGGTCCTGTAATCATAAGGTTGGCCCCGAGCTTCGGTAATGCATCTAAATGCGATCCGAGCACTCTGCTATGGCGCAAATCTCCTATGATAGCTACCTTTAACCCTTGAATGCCCCCATGATGCTGCTTCATTGTAAGCAAATCCAGCAAGCATTGCGTTGGATGCTCCATCGTGCCTTCCCCTGCATTTACAAGGTGCAGGTTTAAATTTGGTTCGTTCGCAAGCTCATGAAATAATCCATTTTGTCCGGTGCGAATAACGGCCGTTTCTACTCCCATTGATTCAAGCGTTCGCAAAGTATCATAAATTGTCTCACCTTTGGTAGTAGAAGAGCTGATATCGCTAAAATTCAGTACATGAGCACCCAAACGTTTTTCCGCTACTTCAAAGGAAAAGCGGGTACGTGTACTTGCTTCGAAAAATAAGTTTGCTACAAATCGTCCCTGTAAGAGGTTAATCTGTTCATTTGGCCTTGCTGCAAAATATTCGGCCTCTCGCAAGATTGCTTCGATCTCATCTTTACCAAGGTGTTTGATTCCCAGCAGATTTTTCATTATTCCCCACTCCTTTGCCCGTATGGTTTGTCATAATGCTTATGCTGCTGACTCTACCTGATCCTTGTGCGCCTCACCCATCGCAGATTCCTTTCCAGGCAAGATCGCATGCAGAAAAATTCCGATGAAGGTTGAGAATGCTACATTATCAATCGTTAGGTTCGTTAGGAAGCTTTGCCAGAAGGTAACTCCCTCGAAGCTAATTTTGTACCCGCCGATTCCCGTTACAAGTATGGAAGCAGCGATAATCATGTTGCGTTTATTTGCAAAATCGACTTTATTTTCAACATACATCCTAAAGCCTTGGGATGCGATAATCCCGAACAGTACGATGGAGACGCCACCTAGTACCGGCGTTGGGATGGTCATGAGAAACGCGCTGATTTTTCCGCAGAAGGAGAATAAGATCGCGAATACTGCGGCTAGGGCAATAACTGCTCGACTATAAACTCTTGTGATTGCTAGAACACCCATGTTTTCACCATAAGTCGTACTAGGTGGTCCACCGATAAAGGCAGAAACCGCGGTAGCTACACCATCACCTAGCAAGCTTCGATGCAAGCCAGGGTCCTTCATTAGGTCACGATTCATAATTTTACTTGTTACCAATAAATGGCCTAAATGTTCGGTTAAGGAGACAAACGCGATCGGTGCGATAATCAGAGCTGATAACCATGCTCCTTTATCCGTCATGGCAGTTGTCAGCAGGCCAACATGCAAGTGCTGCGAAAACATTTCTGGCAGGCTGATAAAAAGGGGAGCCTTTGTAATGGAAGCCCAGTCAATCAAATCCGCATGTCGTAGAGCTGTATAGCCGTATCCGCCAATGATTCCAAGTAGGATGGGAATCAGTGACAAGAAGCCGCGCAGCATAACCGCAGCAATAATGGTTACCAGCAATGTGACTAAGGAGATTTCAATGGAAGTTAGCGAGATTACTGATTTTCCTTCTACCGTTACTTTTGTAGCCATGTCTACAGCTACACCTGCTAAGCTCAAACCGATAACCACGATAATGGAAGCTATCACAACGGGTGGGAGTAAGCGATCCAGCCAGCCTACCCCGAATTTTCGTACCATGGCTGCTACTAGGACATAAACCAGTCCCGATAGGAAGCAGCCCAGCAAGGCAACTCCTTGCCCGTATGTTGCTGTCACGGTAATGATGGGGCCAATGAAAGCGAAGGAGGAACCAAGATAGTTAGGAATTTTTCCCTTCGTAATCAGCATGAAAATCAGGGTGCCTAATCCACTGGCAATCAGTGCGGCAGATATATCTAAACCTGTTAAGATTGGAACTAGTACTGTGGAGCCAAACATGGCGAATAAGTGTTGAATACTAAGTGGTAATAAACGAGTCAAAGCTGGTGTTTCATGTACGTCTACAAAATCTTGTTTGCTCATTTTCTCCCCTGCTTTCTTAATTTTTTGCACAAAAAAACCTCTTCGTGGGTACACAAAGAGGCAGGTCCAAGCACAGAGGTACGCATACCTCCAGCGTTAGATCGAGTCCCCTTGCTAACCTCACGGGATTAGCCTTAAAGAGGCGATATATAGTTGGCGATTCATTCTTCTTTTTGCATCAGTGAAACCTTATCTGTTCCATCTACTTCCTGCAATTGTACAGCAATAATTTCAGATCGGGACGTAGGAAGGTTTTTGCCCACATAATCAGGTCGAATAGGTAACTCACGATGACCACGATCCACTAATACAGCGAGCTGGATCATCTTCGAGCGTCCCTGATCCACTAAGGCATCCAGAGCAGCCCGAACCGTACGTCCTGTAAACAGCACATCATCCACCAGGATAACCTTTTTCCCTGTAATCTCAGGCAGTTTTGCTCCATGAACAACAGCGTCTGAAGACCTGTGTGTCAAATCGTCTCGGTATAAAGTAATGTCTAATTCACCAAAGGGAAGCTTCACATTCTCAATCTGCTCGATTCGTTTGGCTAAGCGTTCTGCCAAATAAATTCCGCGAGTTTTAATGCCGATGATCACACAGTCCTCTACGCCCTTATTGCGTTCAATAATTTCATGAGCAATGCGAGTTAAGGCCCGCCTAATCGCTGCTTCATCCATCATAATGCTTTTTTCGTTCATCGGAGTTGCTCCTTTCAGCAGAAGTAGATGACCTTTACAAGACTCGGGAGGCTACTATCTGCCAGCTTGTGTTGTTCCTGATGGTCTGACACAAAAAAAGCTTCTTGTCTCACTGACAAGAAGCTTCGTGCGCACATAAAGAAGGGCATAACCATCCCAACTATATCTGCGTTATTCACCGTCGCCCTTGCCAGCCTCACGGGACTGGATTTAAAGGTTACCTTTTGTTACGAATGATTATGTCATACCTTTTTATATCTGTCAACACGTTTAACATTTTTGCTCACGTATGAACTGAATTTCTGCTTGCAGTTCCTGTGGGATCTCAGCCTCGAATTCCATGTATTCGCCTGTACTCGGATGAATGAATCCTAGTGTCTTCGCATGTAAGGCTTGCCCATTAATATCCAGCGTTTTTCGTGGGCCGTATTTGGGGTCACCTGCTAGCGGGTAGCCAATATATTTCATATGAACACGAATCTGATGGGTGCGTCCTGTCTCAAGCTTTAATTCCACAAGGGTAAAATCCTTCATCCGCTCTAATACGACAAAGTGAGTGACAGCAGGTTTACTATTGCCAAAGACAACCGCCATCTGTTGGCGATTTTTAGGATCGCGTCCAATTGGAGCATCGATTGTCCCCATCTCATGTGGAATTTCTCCATGAACCAAAGCCACATATTTACGATTAACGGTATGTTCCTTTAATTGAGCTGCTAGACTTGCATGGGCCTTATCGTTTTTGGCAATCATTAATAAACCAGACGTGTCTTTATCAATACGATGAACGATACCGGGGCGCATCACACCATTTATACCTGATAAATCCTTACAATGATGCATGAGACCATTGACCAATGTTCCTGTATAATGACCTAACGCTGGATGCACGACTAAGCCACGTGGCTTGTTTACAACCACGACATCGGAATCTTCATAGACGATGTCTAAATCCATCGCTTGCGCTTCGATCTTCAACTCTTTTGGAGGTGGCACACGCAAGCTGATCTCGTCATCCATTGCTACCTTGTAATTATTTTTAATCGGAGCATCATTGACCGTAACTCGTCCTTCTTTTACCCATGCTTGTACTTGAGAACGAGACCATTCTCCTTCTTGCATAGTCAAAAATTTATCAATGCGTTCCCCTGCTTCTTCTTTTTCCACTGTCCAATCATAACGTTCGAAAGTTTGCTCTGTCATCTATAAGCTCCTAAATATATTCATTCTAATGATAGTATGCTCTTACTTGCTGGAAGAATGTGATGGCTTGCGAGATTCCATAAAAATATCAATCAGCATCACGGCTACACCAAACGTAATAGCCATGTCGGCTACATTAAAGATTGGGAAGTTGATAATAACAGCGTGTAAAAAGTCCACTACCTGTCCCGTTGAAACTCGATCAATAAAGTTACCGATGGCTCCGCCTAATACAAGCGATAAGGCAAAGGACATACGCGGATTGCTTTTTCCTTGTTTGTAAAGAGTATAGATAATCCCAATTACAACTAGAGTAGTAATAATAATAAAAAACACACGACGGTTCTGGAGCATACCAAACGCAGCACCCATATTACGGTGAGAAGTAAGGTGGAATACATTTTCAATCAAAGGAATTGACTCCCCATATTCCATATACTTCACCACGAGATGCTTGGTCCATTGATCCAAGGCAATAACCGCGAGCGCAATTATGTAGTAGAAATACATAACAGCCTCCTTACAGAAATGGCGTAGAGTAACACCGCAAATTGTACCACAGGCAAAATCAGTTGGGCAATTTTTTTCAATAACTTCCTGCTTGTTTATTAAATCGAGCTCTTTTTAGGTCCCTTTTTATGTCGCTCTTTATGTTTCAAGGAGGTCAACCCCTTTAGCTTCCGATAAAAGCGATACCCTTTGCGCACCAGATCAAGCACCCATAACGGAATCTTGATCCGACGATCTTTTAGATAAGGGTAATAAATCCGATAGTATGCTCTTCTAATATCCTTCCATTTGCGATCTTCTCCTGGATGGATATAATCGCTCACGTCAATGATATAGGCATGTCCTTGATACATAAGAACATTTTTACCATGCACATCTTGAGGATATAAGCCCTTCGCTCTCGCTTCATCCAATGCCTCATCTACTTCTTTAATTACATTTTCAGGGATCGGGATTCCATAGCGGACACAATCAAACAACGAGATTCCTCGCATCCGCTTTATTACTAGATAATTTTCGCCCTTCTCATAACAAATCGGATAATATTTTGATTCGCCCAGACGACGATATACCTCACTCTCTTCTTCGATTCCCGGTTTTCCTGGGGCGTACAGTTTAACAACAACGTCAGGGTAATCCGGATGACAGAATACACCTGCATAATTACCAGTTCCAACAATCTCCCATGGATGAGGAGCATACAGGACTTGCACAGGGTCATAGGGAGAAGGTGAGTCCAATACTACTTCTTCTAAAAAACGTTCTAAAAGCTCCTGCTCCAATTTCATCGGTACCCTCTCTTCGTTATCACATCTTTATTTTTATTGTAACAAAGAAAGATGCGAGAAACATTGTTCCTTTCGTAGTGTAATTTTTTCTAGAAAGAACTTTTCGCCATGCAATTGATTTGACCTGCATACTTTTAGCTGACATGAGAAAAAAACCAACTCACGAGAAGCCGGTTCCTTTCCATTCAGCGTATTCTTATTGGGGATAAAGCTTTTGCTTGTTTAATTACATGCTTTCCTCAAACCAATCCCTTACTGCTTCTTTCAGCCTTTCTAACTCTTCTGATCCAGTTGCCTCACAATAAATCCGTAGCAAGGGCTCCGTGCCGGATGGGCGTATCAATACCCAATGCCCACCTTCTAGTAACAGTTTAAACCCATCCGATGTATGAATCGATTCAACAGCATATCCAGCGATCGCATGTGGAGGCTTCTCTTTAAAACGGCGTAAAAAAGCTTCCTTTTCTTTCAAGCGAATATCTAGTCGGATACTATACATGCGTCCAAATTGGCGGTGGATATCCGTTTTAATTTCATCTAAACTCTTTCCCTCGACTGCGCACATTTCTGCAATTAATAAATTTATTAAAATTCCATCCTTTTCAGGAATATGTCCCAGAATGCTGGCTCCCCCGCTCTCCTCGCCGCCAATAAGCACATCACCCTTGAGCATCTGCGCCCCAATATATTTAAATCCGACAGGGGTCTCGATTATATCCAATCCATAATATTCACAAATCCGGTCTAGCTGATGAGTGGTGGCTACTGTACGAATGACTTTGCCCTGACCATTTCGGTTTTTGACCATATGGTAGGTAAGTAGCGTAAGCACTTCATTTGGAGGTAAATACCTCCCTTGTCGATCCACGATTCCAAATCGATCTGCATCTCCATCATTGGCTACTCCTAAATCCGCATGCTCGACCAACACTTGACGAGACAATTCCGCTAAATGATGTTCATTGGGCTCTGGTAGGCCTCCGCCAAATAATGGATCTCTTTCTTCGCGGATGCTTTTCACCGCAACGCCGGCCTCCTGCAATAGAGCACTCATATATCCGCTCCCTGCTCCATGCATGGCATCTACGACAACGGTTAAGTTTGCTTGCTGTAATGCATCCATGCGAATAAGTCTGCGAATATGTGCCTCATAATGAGGCTTTAAGTGAATGGGCTGATACAGCTTACAATTTTTAGCCTCCTCCATGCAGCGCGTCTCTATCTGTTCATTCCTTGCTACAATCTCTTGAATCAACACCTCTAAGCGCTGGGTAATCTCAGGAGAAGCTGGCCCTGCATATTCGGGAATATATTTGATTCCATTGTATTCTGCGGGATTGTGACTAGCTGTTAGCATCACTGCGCCGCTTACCCCAAAATGCTTTACGCCAAAGGCCACGACAGGGGTGGGGGTCGGCTCACTTACCAAGAAGGAAAGTATGCCCTGAGCAGTTAACACACGTACAACCTCTTGCGCAAACATTCGTCCCATAAAACGAGTATCATATCCCACGATGATTCCCCGATTGATCCACCCATTCTCCTCTGTATAACAGGCAATTGCTTTTGCCACGGTCCGTACATTTTCCATCGTAAACTGATCGGCCATCACAGCTCTCCAGCCGTCTGTTCCAAAAACAATCTGTTTTTTCATTTGATTCCCTCCATGCTAGACAAGGTAGTCGCGTCAAATACTCCATTTTTACTGTATGAAGGGAAATAGTAGGATAGAAGGTTTAGGAACAAAAAACAAATAAAAAAGCGACCCATTGGCCGCTTTACATCTCTATCATGAAAATCCTTATTCCTGCACTAGACGTTTCAAGGAGTGTCTTTCCTAATTTTTTACCAAACGGCGTACCGGTAAGCTGTCAATCTCACTTTCTCAGACCGCATGATAGGACAAAATTGCCCAGAAGCATAAAGACCAAACTCGGCTACGTATTGTTTCCCTGTTTGCAAATGTT
The nucleotide sequence above comes from Brevibacillus laterosporus LMG 15441. Encoded proteins:
- the lspA gene encoding signal peptidase II, which encodes MYFYYIIALAVIALDQWTKHLVVKYMEYGESIPLIENVFHLTSHRNMGAAFGMLQNRRVFFIIITTLVVIGIIYTLYKQGKSNPRMSFALSLVLGGAIGNFIDRVSTGQVVDFLHAVIINFPIFNVADMAITFGVAVMLIDIFMESRKPSHSSSK
- a CDS encoding aspartate carbamoyltransferase catalytic subunit, with amino-acid sequence MKNLLGIKHLGKDEIEAILREAEYFAARPNEQINLLQGRFVANLFFEASTRTRFSFEVAEKRLGAHVLNFSDISSSTTKGETIYDTLRTLESMGVETAVIRTGQNGLFHELANEPNLNLHLVNAGEGTMEHPTQCLLDLLTMKQHHGGIQGLKVAIIGDLRHSRVLGSHLDALPKLGANLMITGPDQLMRDQTALPKEVRVVGMEEAIATADVVMMLRVQLERHTGQLFSSKETYHQAYGLTRERAAMMKPNAIIMHPAPFNRGVEIDGQLVEGKQSVIFPQVTNGVAVRMAVIAKLMTGGISTWESSLKMANC
- a CDS encoding phosphoglucomutase/phosphomannomutase family protein, which gives rise to MKKQIVFGTDGWRAVMADQFTMENVRTVAKAIACYTEENGWINRGIIVGYDTRFMGRMFAQEVVRVLTAQGILSFLVSEPTPTPVVAFGVKHFGVSGAVMLTASHNPAEYNGIKYIPEYAGPASPEITQRLEVLIQEIVARNEQIETRCMEEAKNCKLYQPIHLKPHYEAHIRRLIRMDALQQANLTVVVDAMHGAGSGYMSALLQEAGVAVKSIREERDPLFGGGLPEPNEHHLAELSRQVLVEHADLGVANDGDADRFGIVDRQGRYLPPNEVLTLLTYHMVKNRNGQGKVIRTVATTHQLDRICEYYGLDIIETPVGFKYIGAQMLKGDVLIGGEESGGASILGHIPEKDGILINLLIAEMCAVEGKSLDEIKTDIHRQFGRMYSIRLDIRLKEKEAFLRRFKEKPPHAIAGYAVESIHTSDGFKLLLEGGHWVLIRPSGTEPLLRIYCEATGSEELERLKEAVRDWFEESM
- a CDS encoding RluA family pseudouridine synthase, translating into MTEQTFERYDWTVEKEEAGERIDKFLTMQEGEWSRSQVQAWVKEGRVTVNDAPIKNNYKVAMDDEISLRVPPPKELKIEAQAMDLDIVYEDSDVVVVNKPRGLVVHPALGHYTGTLVNGLMHHCKDLSGINGVMRPGIVHRIDKDTSGLLMIAKNDKAHASLAAQLKEHTVNRKYVALVHGEIPHEMGTIDAPIGRDPKNRQQMAVVFGNSKPAVTHFVVLERMKDFTLVELKLETGRTHQIRVHMKYIGYPLAGDPKYGPRKTLDINGQALHAKTLGFIHPSTGEYMEFEAEIPQELQAEIQFIREQKC
- a CDS encoding solute carrier family 23 protein, whose protein sequence is MSKQDFVDVHETPALTRLLPLSIQHLFAMFGSTVLVPILTGLDISAALIASGLGTLIFMLITKGKIPNYLGSSFAFIGPIITVTATYGQGVALLGCFLSGLVYVLVAAMVRKFGVGWLDRLLPPVVIASIIVVIGLSLAGVAVDMATKVTVEGKSVISLTSIEISLVTLLVTIIAAVMLRGFLSLIPILLGIIGGYGYTALRHADLIDWASITKAPLFISLPEMFSQHLHVGLLTTAMTDKGAWLSALIIAPIAFVSLTEHLGHLLVTSKIMNRDLMKDPGLHRSLLGDGVATAVSAFIGGPPSTTYGENMGVLAITRVYSRAVIALAAVFAILFSFCGKISAFLMTIPTPVLGGVSIVLFGIIASQGFRMYVENKVDFANKRNMIIAASILVTGIGGYKISFEGVTFWQSFLTNLTIDNVAFSTFIGIFLHAILPGKESAMGEAHKDQVESAA
- the pyrR gene encoding bifunctional pyr operon transcriptional regulator/uracil phosphoribosyltransferase PyrR yields the protein MNEKSIMMDEAAIRRALTRIAHEIIERNKGVEDCVIIGIKTRGIYLAERLAKRIEQIENVKLPFGELDITLYRDDLTHRSSDAVVHGAKLPEITGKKVILVDDVLFTGRTVRAALDALVDQGRSKMIQLAVLVDRGHRELPIRPDYVGKNLPTSRSEIIAVQLQEVDGTDKVSLMQKEE
- a CDS encoding dihydroorotase; translation: MGIILKNGKLLNEQGELSIKDLLIVENRIVKIESNIEAEADHEVVDLNGHFIAPGLVDVHVHFREPGFEAKETIETGAHAAVAGGYTTVACMPNTRPVIDRVETVEFVLHKAKQANLARVLPYAAITVRQLGVEHTDFAALQQAGAFALTDDGVGVQSTKMMVEAMQKAKALGMSVVAHCEDNDLLPPGAALHDGVTAAKHGLPGIPSASEAVHVGRDILLAEATGVHYHVCHISAKESVRLVRDGKHAGINVTTEVTPHHLLLCDEDIPDSLDPNWKMNPPLRSREDRDALIAGLKEGSIDIIATDHAPHTSEEKAKGLKRAPFGIVGLETAFPLLYTHLVEKGILTLAELVDKMATKPAELFGLPYGKVEVGAIADLAVFDLTTEKSINPDHFKSKGKNTPFAGWVCKGWTVLTMVDGKIVYNN